From Rhizobium favelukesii, the proteins below share one genomic window:
- the dxs gene encoding 1-deoxy-D-xylulose-5-phosphate synthase encodes MTQPPKTPLLDKVAYPADLRKLEDRDLPQLAREVRDEMIDAVSRTGGHLGAGLGVVELTIAIHSVFNTPEDRLIFDVGHQCYPHKILTGRRDRIRTLRQEGGLSGFTRRAESEYDPFGAAHSSTSISAGLGMAVASELDKTDRRVIAVIGDGAMSAGMAYEALNNAGALDARLIVILNDNDMSIAPPTGAMSAYLARLASGRTYMGFRDFGKKLTAYLGKNVDRAITRAVEHARGYVTGGTMFEEMGFYHIGPIDGHSFEHLLPVLRNVRDHAEGPVLIHVVTQKGKGYAPAEAAADKYHGVNKFDVITGTQAKVKPNAPSYTSVFAETLVQEAELDDKIVGITAAMPNGTGLDKLASVFPSRCFDVGIAEQHAVTFAAGLAAEGFKPFAALYSTFLQRAYDQVVHDVAIQGLPVRFPIDRAGFVGADGPTHAGSFDTTFLATLPGFVVMAAADEAELKHMVRTAAAYDAGPISFRYPRGEGVGVEMPVRGEILQIGKGRVVKEGAKVALLSFGTRLADCLLAAEDLDAAGLSTTVADARFAKPLDHELIRQLARHHEILITVEEGAVGGFGSQVMQFLAMDGLLDNGLKIRSLVMPDVWMEQAKPEVMNAHAGLDRAGIVSTVFKALGRGLAVGVAG; translated from the coding sequence GTGACACAACCGCCGAAGACGCCGCTGCTGGACAAGGTTGCCTATCCAGCCGACCTCCGAAAGCTGGAGGATCGCGACCTGCCGCAGCTTGCGCGCGAGGTCCGGGACGAAATGATCGATGCGGTGTCGCGCACCGGCGGCCATCTTGGCGCCGGCCTTGGGGTGGTTGAACTCACGATCGCGATCCACAGCGTCTTCAATACGCCGGAAGATCGGCTGATCTTCGATGTCGGGCACCAGTGCTATCCGCACAAGATTCTTACCGGCCGCCGCGATCGCATTCGCACGTTGCGTCAGGAGGGCGGCCTTTCCGGTTTCACGCGCCGCGCGGAAAGCGAATACGATCCGTTTGGGGCCGCTCATTCTTCCACCTCGATTTCCGCCGGCCTCGGCATGGCGGTTGCCTCCGAGCTCGACAAGACGGACCGCCGCGTGATCGCCGTGATCGGCGACGGCGCGATGTCGGCCGGGATGGCCTACGAGGCGTTGAACAATGCCGGCGCGCTCGACGCCCGGCTGATCGTCATCCTCAACGACAACGACATGTCGATCGCGCCGCCGACCGGTGCGATGAGCGCCTATCTTGCACGCCTTGCCTCCGGCCGCACCTATATGGGTTTCCGCGATTTCGGCAAGAAACTGACAGCCTACCTCGGCAAGAATGTCGATCGCGCCATCACCCGCGCCGTCGAGCATGCCCGCGGCTATGTAACCGGCGGCACCATGTTCGAGGAGATGGGCTTCTATCATATCGGCCCGATCGACGGTCACTCCTTCGAGCACCTGCTGCCTGTGCTGCGCAATGTGCGCGACCATGCGGAAGGCCCGGTTCTGATCCATGTCGTGACGCAGAAGGGCAAGGGCTACGCGCCGGCGGAAGCCGCTGCCGACAAATATCACGGCGTCAACAAGTTCGACGTCATCACCGGTACGCAGGCGAAGGTGAAGCCGAACGCACCGAGCTACACGAGCGTTTTCGCCGAGACCCTGGTGCAGGAAGCAGAGCTCGACGACAAGATCGTCGGCATCACCGCCGCCATGCCGAACGGCACCGGGCTCGACAAGCTCGCAAGCGTCTTCCCGTCCCGTTGCTTCGATGTCGGGATTGCCGAGCAACATGCGGTGACCTTTGCGGCTGGCCTCGCCGCTGAAGGCTTCAAGCCGTTTGCCGCTCTCTATTCCACCTTCCTGCAGCGCGCATACGACCAGGTCGTGCACGACGTTGCGATCCAGGGTCTGCCGGTTCGCTTCCCGATCGATCGCGCTGGCTTCGTCGGCGCCGATGGGCCGACCCATGCCGGATCCTTTGACACGACCTTCCTTGCCACCCTGCCCGGCTTTGTGGTCATGGCGGCGGCAGACGAAGCCGAACTGAAACATATGGTGCGAACCGCAGCCGCCTATGATGCAGGTCCGATCTCGTTCCGCTACCCACGCGGCGAAGGCGTCGGCGTCGAGATGCCGGTACGTGGCGAGATCCTGCAGATCGGCAAGGGCCGCGTCGTCAAGGAAGGCGCGAAGGTGGCGCTGCTTTCCTTCGGCACCCGCCTTGCCGACTGTCTGCTTGCGGCAGAGGATCTGGATGCCGCCGGCCTTTCGACGACGGTTGCCGATGCGCGCTTTGCCAAACCGCTGGATCACGAACTGATCCGCCAGCTTGCCCGCCACCACGAAATCCTGATCACCGTCGAGGAAGGTGCAGTCGGCGGCTTCGGCAGCCAGGTCATGCAGTTCCTGGCGATGGACGGTCTCCTCGACAACGGCCTGAAGATCCGATCGCTTGTCATGCCCGACGTATGGATGGAACAGGCAAAGCCGGAAGTGATGAACGCCCACGCGGGGCTGGATCGTGCGGGGATCGTTTCGACGGTCTTCAAGGCGCTTGGCCGCGGCCTGGCTGTCGGCGTCGCAGGCTAA
- a CDS encoding pirin family protein: MSFFPGKDPLPGDAFGCDAIENLIIPRTSDIGGFEVRRALPTRQRRLVGPFIFFDRMGPAILKPNEALDVRPHPHIGLSTVTYLFDGEIRHLDSLGTEKVIRPGDINLMTAGRGIVHSERTPDNLRGHPLLMSGLQTWLALPDDKEEIDPSFAHTEKSDMPVIDERGVRGRVVIGTFEGMSSPVKVLSDTLYADISLEAGVTFPFAAGHEERAAYVLSGEVVISGDTFAADQLLVFRPGDAITLEAGSQGCHLMLFGGAALNSKRYIWWNFVSSSKERIEKAKEEWRTGRFDIVPGDEEEFIPLPEG, from the coding sequence ATGTCCTTCTTCCCCGGTAAAGACCCCCTGCCCGGCGACGCCTTCGGCTGCGACGCGATCGAGAACCTCATCATCCCGCGCACCAGCGATATCGGCGGTTTCGAGGTGCGGCGCGCGCTGCCGACGCGACAGCGGCGGCTCGTCGGGCCGTTCATTTTCTTCGACCGCATGGGGCCGGCGATCCTCAAGCCGAACGAGGCACTGGATGTGCGGCCGCATCCGCATATCGGGCTTTCGACGGTCACCTATCTCTTCGACGGCGAGATCCGGCACCTGGACAGCCTCGGCACCGAGAAGGTCATTCGTCCCGGCGACATCAACCTGATGACGGCAGGACGCGGCATCGTGCATTCCGAGCGCACGCCCGACAACCTGCGGGGCCATCCGCTGTTGATGTCCGGCTTGCAGACCTGGCTCGCGCTGCCCGACGACAAGGAGGAGATCGATCCCTCCTTTGCGCACACTGAAAAGAGCGACATGCCCGTGATCGACGAACGCGGCGTGCGCGGGCGTGTCGTCATCGGAACGTTCGAGGGAATGTCCTCCCCGGTGAAGGTGTTGTCGGACACGCTCTATGCCGATATCAGTCTCGAGGCAGGAGTGACGTTTCCCTTCGCTGCGGGACACGAGGAGCGGGCGGCCTACGTGCTGTCCGGCGAAGTCGTGATATCAGGCGACACATTTGCCGCCGATCAGCTGCTCGTCTTCCGGCCCGGCGATGCCATCACGCTCGAAGCCGGCAGCCAGGGCTGTCATCTCATGCTGTTTGGCGGAGCCGCGCTGAACTCGAAGCGCTACATCTGGTGGAACTTCGTTTCGTCCTCGAAAGAGCGCATTGAAAAGGCAAAAGAGGAATGGCGGACCGGCAGGTTCGACATCGTTCCGGGGGATGAAGAAGAATTCATACCTTTGCCGGAAGGCTGA
- a CDS encoding exodeoxyribonuclease VII small subunit → MTDSAKPEVSGLSFETAVAELESIVARLERGDVALDESIEIYERGEALKKHCETLLSAAENRIEKIRLDRAGKPQGVEPLDGA, encoded by the coding sequence ATGACTGACAGCGCCAAGCCGGAGGTTTCCGGTCTTTCCTTCGAGACGGCGGTTGCCGAACTCGAAAGCATCGTGGCCCGGCTGGAACGCGGCGACGTGGCGCTGGACGAATCCATCGAGATCTACGAGCGCGGCGAAGCGCTGAAGAAGCATTGCGAAACGCTGCTCTCGGCCGCCGAAAACCGCATCGAAAAGATCCGCCTTGACCGCGCCGGCAAGCCACAAGGCGTCGAGCCGCTGGACGGGGCGTAA
- a CDS encoding histone deacetylase family protein, with protein sequence MSTRLYEHPIFLEHVTPAGHPERSDRLRAINVALEHPNFASLDRKRAPQAAEEAVLLAHPEEHLLSVMRQVPQEDGEINQLEADTYASQKSLEAALTAIGGAMAAVDDVFTGKADNVFVASRPPGHHAEKSTAMGFCFFNNAAIAARHAQKAHGAERVAIVDWDVHHGNGTQDIFWDDPSVLFCSTHQMPLYPGSGAKDESGKHGTIVNAPLSPNVGSDHFREAFKSRVLPALFDFRPDLIIISAGFDAHHRDPLAQINLVGEDFDWATGRLLEVADKSAANRVVSLLEGGYDLEGLAESAGLHILRMMKG encoded by the coding sequence ATGAGCACCCGCCTTTACGAGCACCCGATCTTCCTGGAACACGTAACGCCCGCCGGCCATCCCGAACGGTCCGACCGTCTGCGGGCGATCAACGTGGCTCTGGAGCATCCGAATTTCGCATCGCTCGACCGCAAGCGTGCGCCGCAGGCCGCAGAGGAGGCCGTTCTGCTCGCCCATCCGGAAGAGCACCTGCTTTCGGTCATGCGCCAGGTGCCGCAAGAGGATGGCGAGATCAATCAGCTCGAAGCCGACACCTATGCGAGCCAGAAAAGTCTGGAAGCGGCGCTGACGGCAATCGGCGGCGCCATGGCCGCTGTCGACGACGTCTTCACCGGCAAGGCGGACAACGTCTTCGTCGCCTCGCGTCCGCCCGGCCACCATGCCGAAAAATCGACGGCGATGGGGTTCTGCTTCTTCAACAATGCCGCCATTGCCGCCCGTCATGCGCAGAAGGCGCACGGCGCTGAACGCGTGGCGATCGTCGACTGGGACGTGCATCACGGCAACGGCACCCAGGACATCTTCTGGGACGATCCCTCGGTGCTGTTCTGCTCGACGCACCAGATGCCGCTTTATCCCGGCAGCGGGGCGAAGGATGAAAGCGGCAAGCACGGGACGATTGTCAACGCGCCATTGTCTCCGAATGTCGGTAGCGATCATTTCCGCGAAGCATTCAAATCGCGCGTGCTGCCGGCGCTGTTCGATTTCCGGCCGGACTTGATCATCATCTCCGCCGGCTTCGACGCGCATCACCGCGATCCGCTGGCGCAGATCAATCTGGTCGGCGAGGATTTCGACTGGGCGACCGGGCGCTTGCTCGAGGTGGCCGACAAAAGTGCCGCGAACCGGGTCGTCAGCCTGCTGGAAGGCGGCTATGATCTCGAAGGCCTCGCCGAATCGGCCGGGTTGCACATTCTTAGAATGATGAAGGGTTGA
- a CDS encoding acyl-CoA thioesterase, whose amino-acid sequence MNEVTRTVEMNVPFRDVDMNGQVFLGSYISYAESVLATFWSSRPQLEDEPLYIASKLTCILHRPLHYDERVVFTASVDKIGVRSVGFIIAADIGDERSAEVEIILQARSREDRSPVPLPEDTRDWLYGFVD is encoded by the coding sequence ATGAACGAGGTCACGCGCACCGTTGAAATGAATGTGCCGTTCCGCGACGTCGACATGAACGGCCAGGTATTTTTGGGTTCCTATATTTCCTATGCCGAGTCCGTGCTGGCAACCTTCTGGTCGTCGAGGCCGCAGCTCGAGGATGAGCCGCTTTATATCGCCAGCAAGCTGACCTGCATCCTGCATCGGCCGCTGCATTATGATGAGAGAGTGGTGTTCACTGCGTCGGTCGACAAGATCGGCGTGCGTTCGGTTGGCTTCATTATTGCGGCCGACATTGGCGATGAGCGCTCTGCCGAGGTCGAGATCATCTTGCAGGCGCGCTCGCGCGAAGATCGTTCGCCAGTCCCGCTTCCCGAAGACACGCGCGACTGGCTTTATGGCTTTGTCGACTAG
- a CDS encoding biotin transporter BioY yields the protein MNTRDLVLSALFAAIIVALGILPPITLGFIPVPITAQSLGVMMAGVVLGARRGTIAVLIVLVLVAIGLPVLSGGRGGLAAFAAPTTGYLIGWVFAAFVTGYLSERLVKSEQSALVQTVGFFFAAMIGGIVVLYAFGIVYLAVAAQLGLSKAFLGSMAFIPGDVIKAFVAALVGRAVMVGYPLLPVRS from the coding sequence ATGAACACCCGCGACCTCGTTCTCTCCGCCCTCTTTGCGGCAATCATCGTCGCGCTCGGCATTCTTCCGCCGATCACACTCGGCTTCATTCCGGTGCCGATCACGGCGCAATCGCTCGGCGTGATGATGGCAGGCGTCGTACTCGGCGCACGCCGCGGCACGATCGCTGTCCTGATCGTGCTGGTGCTTGTCGCGATCGGCCTTCCGGTCCTGTCCGGCGGCCGCGGCGGGCTTGCCGCCTTCGCCGCACCGACCACCGGCTACCTCATCGGCTGGGTGTTTGCCGCTTTCGTCACCGGCTATCTCAGCGAGCGGCTGGTCAAGTCCGAGCAGTCAGCGCTGGTGCAAACAGTCGGCTTTTTCTTTGCGGCGATGATCGGCGGAATCGTGGTTCTCTACGCCTTCGGCATCGTCTATTTGGCCGTCGCCGCCCAGCTTGGCCTCTCCAAGGCCTTCCTTGGCTCGATGGCGTTTATCCCGGGTGATGTCATCAAGGCGTTTGTCGCAGCACTCGTGGGCCGCGCAGTGATGGTCGGCTATCCGCTGCTGCCGGTGCGCAGCTAG
- a CDS encoding energy-coupling factor transporter transmembrane component T family protein, with product MKSLFVEGNSAMHRMSARAKLLALATLGVMLFVSANLLLLAIAVVVAATIYFSIGLPARSALARLKPIFLTILVVALFSLAFNPWHVAVVALLRLTALMLFAATVTATTTIAQFIDEITQLARPLESIGVVQADDVGLAVGLVVRFVPEILGRYQAIREAHAARGLKVRPTTVLVPLIILTLRDADNIAAAIDARGVRRHVNLRTR from the coding sequence ATGAAGTCGCTCTTCGTCGAAGGCAATAGCGCCATGCACCGCATGTCGGCTCGCGCCAAGCTGCTTGCGCTCGCCACTCTCGGCGTCATGCTGTTCGTTTCGGCGAACCTTCTGCTGCTTGCTATAGCCGTCGTCGTAGCGGCCACGATCTACTTCAGCATCGGCCTCCCGGCGCGGTCAGCGCTTGCGCGGCTAAAGCCGATATTCCTGACCATCCTCGTCGTTGCGCTGTTCAGTCTTGCCTTCAATCCCTGGCATGTTGCGGTCGTCGCATTGCTGCGGCTGACCGCCTTGATGCTGTTTGCCGCCACGGTCACGGCGACGACGACGATCGCGCAATTCATCGATGAGATTACGCAGCTCGCTCGACCATTAGAGAGCATCGGCGTGGTGCAGGCCGACGACGTCGGGCTCGCTGTCGGGCTCGTCGTCCGCTTTGTTCCAGAGATTCTTGGCCGTTACCAGGCTATCCGCGAAGCGCACGCCGCGCGCGGCCTCAAGGTAAGGCCGACAACAGTGCTCGTACCGCTGATCATCCTGACACTGAGGGATGCGGATAACATTGCCGCGGCGATTGACGCGCGCGGCGTTCGGCGGCATGTCAATTTGAGAACTCGCTAA
- a CDS encoding energy-coupling factor ABC transporter ATP-binding protein, with protein sequence MDIRFEGAGVNYGARVALAPVTLQLTEKRVGIIGLNGSGKTTFARLINGLTKPSVGRVVVNGRDTANAMAVLTDVGFIFQSPQNQIILPIVRDDIAFGLKSRGYKPAEITAKVEAVLERFGAAHLADRRAHELSGGELQLAALCSVLATGPDILILDEPTNQLDLKNRALVQKLVESLPESAIVISHDLELVADYERVLVFHEGSLVADTAAAEAIRRYKEIAS encoded by the coding sequence GTGGATATCCGTTTCGAAGGCGCAGGGGTCAACTATGGTGCGCGCGTCGCCCTGGCACCGGTGACGCTCCAGCTCACAGAAAAGCGCGTCGGCATCATCGGCCTGAACGGCTCGGGCAAGACGACCTTTGCGCGTCTGATCAACGGCCTGACCAAGCCGAGTGTCGGACGCGTCGTCGTCAACGGCCGTGACACAGCCAACGCGATGGCGGTCCTTACCGATGTCGGCTTCATCTTCCAGTCCCCGCAAAACCAGATCATCCTGCCTATCGTGCGTGACGACATTGCCTTCGGACTGAAGAGCCGCGGCTACAAGCCGGCAGAAATCACCGCGAAGGTGGAGGCAGTCCTAGAGCGCTTTGGCGCCGCCCATCTCGCCGACCGCCGGGCCCACGAGCTTTCCGGCGGGGAGCTTCAACTTGCGGCACTGTGCTCGGTGCTGGCCACCGGACCCGACATTCTTATCCTGGATGAGCCGACCAACCAGCTGGACCTCAAGAACCGCGCCCTCGTGCAAAAACTGGTTGAAAGCCTTCCTGAAAGCGCAATCGTCATCAGTCACGATCTGGAATTGGTTGCGGATTACGAGCGCGTGCTGGTTTTCCATGAGGGCAGCCTTGTTGCCGACACAGCTGCCGCAGAAGCGATCCGCCGCTACAAGGAGATCGCCAGCTGA
- a CDS encoding winged helix-turn-helix domain-containing protein, with protein MTNLILNSDARRIFLAKQGLSAPPNKALTKAGLLQLIHDLGFVQVDSIQTVERAHHQILFSRNQTYKREHLTALLEKEGSLFEHWTHDASILPSAFFRYWKHKFRHEEEVIIERWRKWRGEGFEHAFDETYERVLRDGAIMAREIKADGHASGGWWNWHPNKTALEYFWRTGKFAIAGRSNFQKIYDLVERVIPVEFHEPEVSHEEFVDWACRSALTRLGFATHGEIAAFWDLLSPDEAKAWVNTHRGDLAEVLIEPALGGKPRASWAFPDLLASLSDFPEAPPRVRVLSPFDPMIRDRNRTERLFGFFYRIEVFVPEPKREYGYYVFPLLEGDKLIGRIDMKADRKNASLDVKRLWLEPGVRASTGRLDRLDAELQRLARFSGLEKITYLDGWRA; from the coding sequence ATGACGAATCTCATTTTGAATTCCGATGCCCGCCGCATATTTCTCGCCAAGCAGGGTCTGAGCGCGCCGCCGAACAAGGCGCTGACGAAGGCCGGACTGCTGCAGCTCATCCACGATCTCGGCTTTGTCCAGGTCGACAGCATCCAGACGGTGGAGCGGGCGCACCACCAGATCCTGTTTTCCCGCAACCAGACCTACAAGCGCGAGCACCTGACGGCGCTGCTTGAGAAGGAGGGCTCGCTTTTCGAACACTGGACGCATGATGCCTCGATCCTGCCGAGCGCCTTCTTCCGCTACTGGAAGCACAAGTTCCGCCACGAGGAAGAGGTGATTATCGAGCGTTGGCGTAAATGGCGAGGGGAGGGCTTCGAGCACGCCTTCGATGAGACGTATGAGCGGGTCCTTCGTGACGGCGCGATCATGGCCCGCGAGATCAAGGCCGATGGGCACGCCTCCGGCGGCTGGTGGAACTGGCATCCGAACAAGACGGCGCTGGAATATTTCTGGCGAACCGGCAAGTTCGCCATCGCCGGACGCTCCAATTTCCAGAAGATCTATGATCTCGTCGAACGCGTCATTCCTGTCGAATTTCATGAACCCGAGGTCAGCCACGAAGAATTTGTCGACTGGGCCTGCCGCAGCGCGCTGACGCGACTGGGCTTTGCCACGCACGGCGAGATCGCTGCTTTCTGGGATTTGTTATCGCCCGACGAAGCGAAAGCCTGGGTGAACACGCATCGCGGCGACCTCGCCGAGGTACTGATCGAACCGGCGCTCGGCGGCAAGCCGCGGGCGTCCTGGGCGTTCCCCGATTTGCTCGCGAGCCTTTCGGACTTTCCAGAGGCCCCGCCGCGGGTTCGCGTGCTCAGCCCTTTCGATCCGATGATCCGCGACCGCAATCGCACCGAACGCCTCTTCGGCTTCTTCTATCGCATCGAGGTTTTTGTGCCCGAGCCGAAGCGCGAATACGGCTATTACGTCTTTCCGCTCCTTGAAGGCGACAAGCTGATCGGGCGCATCGACATGAAAGCCGACCGCAAGAACGCAAGCCTTGACGTCAAGCGTCTATGGCTGGAGCCTGGAGTGCGCGCATCGACCGGGCGGTTGGACCGGCTCGACGCAGAGCTGCAGCGCCTCGCGCGCTTCTCCGGTCTCGAGAAGATCACTTATCTCGACGGTTGGCGCGCTTAA
- the ribB gene encoding 3,4-dihydroxy-2-butanone-4-phosphate synthase: MPYDQKRVVDAIRAFEAGEIVVVMDDNDRENEGDLIVAAVHCTAEKMAFIVRHTSGIVCTPMPKEEARRLNLNAMVAENDSAHTTAFTVSVDFKHGTTTGISADDRTLTVRNLANPNVGASDFVRPGHIFPLVAREGGVLMRSGHTEAAVDLCKLAGLPPIGVICELVNDDGTVTRGPQVVEFAETNGLKLVSVADLIAYRQRKETLIELGQSFDIETPFGKAKAHTYSLPWDTMQHLAVVFGDIRDGIDIPVRLHPENVAEDLFGKRRPVDHYMKKIADEGRGIIVYLREGSVGVGHSDSGRKSRSQGREAHVEAKIRDSEWLEIGLGAQILKDLGVSSIRLLTSRERHYVGLEGFGIKISKTEIY, encoded by the coding sequence ATGCCTTACGATCAGAAGCGCGTCGTCGATGCGATCCGAGCCTTCGAGGCCGGCGAAATCGTCGTGGTGATGGATGACAACGACCGCGAGAACGAAGGCGACCTGATCGTTGCGGCTGTCCACTGCACCGCGGAGAAGATGGCCTTCATCGTTCGCCATACCTCCGGCATCGTCTGCACGCCGATGCCGAAGGAAGAAGCCCGCCGGCTCAACCTTAATGCGATGGTTGCTGAAAACGACTCGGCTCACACGACGGCCTTCACCGTTTCGGTCGATTTCAAGCACGGCACGACGACGGGCATTTCCGCCGATGACCGGACGCTGACCGTTCGCAACCTGGCCAACCCTAATGTCGGCGCCAGCGACTTTGTGCGTCCGGGCCACATCTTTCCACTTGTCGCGCGCGAAGGCGGCGTGCTCATGCGCTCGGGCCACACCGAAGCCGCCGTCGATCTCTGCAAGCTTGCCGGGCTTCCGCCGATTGGCGTGATCTGCGAGCTCGTCAATGATGACGGCACTGTCACGCGCGGACCGCAGGTGGTCGAATTCGCGGAGACGAACGGCTTGAAGCTCGTGTCGGTGGCCGATCTAATTGCCTATCGCCAACGCAAGGAAACACTGATCGAACTCGGTCAGAGTTTCGATATCGAAACGCCCTTCGGCAAGGCCAAGGCACATACCTATTCGCTTCCCTGGGATACGATGCAGCACCTCGCCGTCGTTTTCGGCGACATTCGCGACGGCATCGACATTCCGGTGCGTCTGCATCCGGAGAACGTCGCCGAGGACCTTTTCGGCAAGCGCCGCCCAGTCGACCATTACATGAAGAAGATCGCCGACGAAGGCCGTGGGATCATCGTCTATCTGCGCGAAGGATCTGTCGGCGTCGGTCATTCCGATAGCGGCCGCAAGTCGCGCAGCCAGGGCCGGGAAGCACATGTCGAGGCAAAGATCCGTGACAGCGAATGGCTGGAAATCGGTCTCGGCGCGCAGATCCTCAAGGACCTCGGCGTATCCTCGATCCGGCTGCTGACCAGCCGCGAGCGCCACTATGTCGGCCTCGAAGGCTTCGGCATCAAGATCAGCAAGACCGAGATCTATTAA
- the aroC gene encoding chorismate synthase, giving the protein MSHNTFGHLFRVTTWGESHGPALGCVVDGCPPGLRFKLEDIQAWLDKRKPGQSRFVTQRREADLVKVLSGVMLDADGETMITTGTPISMMIENTDQRSKDYGEIARQYRPGHADYTYDVKYGIRDYRGGGRSSARETAARVAAGGIARLVAPGVKVRGALVQIGKHKINRQNWDWDQVDQNPFFAPDAKIVPVWEDYLHGIRKNGSSIGAVVEVVAEGVPAGLGAPIYGKLDQDIASLLMSINAVKGVEIGNGFEAAEITGEENADEMRMGNDGKPLFLSNKAGGILGGISTGQPVIARFAIKPTSSILTERQSIDADGKNVDVRTKGRHDPCVGIRAVPIGEAMVACALADHYLRDRGQTGRLK; this is encoded by the coding sequence ATGTCGCATAACACATTCGGTCATCTTTTCCGCGTAACCACCTGGGGCGAGAGCCACGGACCGGCGCTCGGCTGCGTCGTTGACGGCTGCCCTCCCGGCCTGCGCTTCAAGCTCGAGGACATTCAGGCCTGGCTCGACAAGCGAAAACCCGGCCAGTCGCGCTTTGTGACGCAGCGGCGCGAGGCCGATCTGGTCAAGGTGCTGTCCGGCGTGATGCTGGATGCCGACGGCGAGACGATGATTACGACCGGCACGCCGATCTCGATGATGATAGAGAATACCGACCAGCGCTCCAAGGATTACGGCGAAATCGCGCGGCAGTACCGGCCGGGCCATGCCGACTACACCTACGATGTAAAGTACGGCATCCGCGACTACCGCGGCGGCGGCCGTTCATCAGCCCGCGAAACGGCTGCACGTGTGGCAGCTGGCGGCATTGCCCGTCTTGTCGCGCCCGGCGTCAAGGTACGTGGCGCGCTGGTACAGATCGGCAAGCACAAGATCAATCGCCAGAACTGGGATTGGGATCAGGTCGACCAGAATCCGTTCTTTGCACCCGATGCAAAGATCGTTCCGGTCTGGGAAGACTATCTCCACGGCATTCGCAAGAACGGCTCCTCGATCGGCGCCGTTGTCGAGGTCGTGGCCGAAGGCGTACCGGCAGGTCTGGGTGCACCGATCTATGGCAAGCTCGACCAGGACATCGCCTCGCTGCTGATGTCGATCAACGCCGTCAAGGGCGTCGAAATCGGCAACGGCTTCGAAGCCGCCGAGATCACCGGCGAGGAAAACGCCGATGAGATGCGCATGGGCAATGACGGTAAGCCGTTGTTTCTGTCGAACAAGGCCGGCGGCATCCTCGGCGGCATCTCCACAGGCCAGCCTGTCATCGCGCGTTTCGCCATCAAGCCGACCTCATCGATCCTGACCGAACGCCAATCGATCGATGCCGACGGCAAAAATGTCGATGTTCGCACCAAGGGGCGGCACGATCCATGCGTCGGCATCCGCGCCGTGCCGATCGGCGAGGCGATGGTCGCCTGCGCCCTTGCCGACCACTATCTGCGTGACCGTGGCCAGACCGGCCGGCTGAAATAG